One Bacillus sp. FJAT-52991 genomic region harbors:
- a CDS encoding SMI1/KNR4 family protein: MINQAELLWKRIIERGSSLEVNFKETLNLQPAARDEDFQLLEASLGITLPEEVKSFYRVHNGQVWEPGSKCFVRNLTLSPISEIINNWDFLQGEFDPQDLESNIGKELKPVLWNDKWIPIAENGGGDYLCIDTDPSEVGVVGQVLYFWHDWGERSIKAKSLFEFIEICLQEASE, encoded by the coding sequence ATGATCAATCAAGCTGAATTGCTATGGAAACGTATCATTGAAAGAGGCTCAAGTCTGGAAGTAAACTTTAAAGAAACATTAAACCTTCAACCGGCTGCAAGAGATGAAGATTTCCAACTACTTGAGGCTTCGTTAGGTATTACACTTCCTGAAGAAGTGAAAAGTTTTTATAGAGTACATAATGGACAGGTTTGGGAACCGGGAAGTAAGTGTTTTGTGAGAAATCTGACCCTTTCTCCTATTTCAGAAATTATCAATAATTGGGATTTTTTACAAGGGGAATTCGACCCGCAGGATTTAGAGTCTAATATCGGAAAGGAACTTAAACCAGTTCTTTGGAATGATAAGTGGATTCCAATTGCAGAGAATGGTGGAGGGGATTATCTTTGTATTGATACAGATCCGTCAGAAGTCGGAGTTGTAGGACAAGTGTTATATTTCTGGCATGATTGGGGAGAACGTTCTATTAAGGCAAAGAGTTTATTTGAGTTCATAGAAATTTGTTTGCAAGAAGCTAGTGAATAA
- a CDS encoding endonuclease V has product MESKPYVLEHGTEFDKETLIQEFSNIQSELLPKVKLENHFQKDELQLIAGVDLAYWDVNDTMYGTCCIVVIDYHTKEVVEKVYSYGVITIPYIPGFLAFRELPLILEAVEKLTKLPDLYMFDGNGYLHYRHMGIATHASFFLNKPTIGVAKSYLKIQGIDFIMPENRMGAYTDIVINNEVYGRTLRTTKNVKPIFVSCGNWIDLDTSTEIVMNCINKESRLPIPVRLADLETHKMRKQLSR; this is encoded by the coding sequence TTGGAAAGTAAACCATATGTATTAGAACATGGAACAGAGTTTGATAAAGAAACATTAATACAAGAGTTTTCGAACATTCAAAGTGAATTATTACCCAAGGTGAAACTAGAAAATCATTTTCAAAAAGATGAGCTACAATTGATTGCCGGGGTAGATTTAGCTTACTGGGATGTAAACGACACAATGTATGGGACATGCTGCATTGTTGTGATCGATTATCATACAAAGGAAGTGGTTGAAAAAGTATATAGTTACGGAGTCATCACGATTCCTTATATTCCTGGCTTTTTAGCTTTCCGAGAGCTGCCTTTAATATTAGAAGCGGTGGAAAAGTTAACGAAACTACCAGATTTATATATGTTTGACGGAAATGGATACTTGCATTATCGTCACATGGGGATTGCCACACACGCCTCTTTTTTCTTAAATAAACCGACGATTGGTGTAGCCAAAAGTTATCTTAAAATTCAAGGGATAGATTTCATTATGCCAGAAAACCGAATGGGTGCTTACACCGATATCGTCATAAACAATGAAGTCTATGGCCGAACTTTGAGAACGACAAAAAATGTGAAACCTATTTTTGTTTCTTGTGGAAACTGGATTGATTTAGATACCAGTACGGAAATCGTCATGAACTGCATCAATAAGGAAAGTCGCTTACCGATTCCGGTGAGGTTAGCAGACTTAGAAACACATAAAATGAGAAAACAGTTGTCGCGATGA
- a CDS encoding DUF6985 domain-containing protein, producing the protein MKEITHELLGYFTFEEDQCVWRKKNKLVIFNQEFDVNIDIVEYDEEYEQGVEFEEDASGHFQDEQIDALTTFYDHKDNILKEVENAIFTYYQENYKVYRSYENTESNKDQVAPIISKKEDLSPLLQDMGLFIAERDAAGLRKIGITFECTWDPNHGLGVLLKNEQVAAVGTIDDAIE; encoded by the coding sequence ATGAAAGAAATCACCCATGAATTACTGGGCTATTTTACATTCGAGGAAGATCAATGTGTTTGGAGAAAGAAAAACAAACTTGTCATCTTTAATCAAGAGTTTGATGTGAATATCGATATCGTAGAGTATGATGAAGAATACGAACAAGGTGTCGAATTTGAAGAAGATGCATCCGGACACTTTCAAGATGAGCAGATCGATGCTTTAACTACATTTTATGATCATAAAGATAATATTTTAAAAGAAGTGGAGAATGCGATCTTTACCTATTATCAAGAGAATTACAAAGTTTATAGAAGCTATGAAAATACCGAAAGCAACAAAGATCAAGTAGCACCCATAATCAGTAAAAAAGAAGACTTAAGTCCCCTGTTACAAGACATGGGCTTGTTCATTGCTGAAAGAGACGCTGCAGGCTTAAGAAAAATAGGCATTACATTTGAATGTACTTGGGATCCGAATCATGGATTAGGAGTTCTATTAAAGAATGAACAAGTGGCAGCTGTTGGGACAATAGACGACGCGATAGAGTAA
- a CDS encoding DUF2262 domain-containing protein, whose product MKGMDVKLSQSSEQSRFESRFTENVIEIVAVTGALGIGASRGGDNILWTASIDLIAWKDLHNNETITKEEIRLAWLVDDAEWRKSKDILKANTIVKLQVRKSENSMMLVKVLETPYKDDELEIILQEAMKPVYYHDEMLGEFELDKRVKTFEKRISWAGEECHLDFDWNKDKHVMKSALETAYALFKKQDEWNMKMKMYASAELVELANEWLQDDDEAEIDEITKEMFMDLITLNSIIVYPKGDFEIFFLDGDIFWGHSIIVSGNIHEGLTSAEIAG is encoded by the coding sequence ATGAAAGGAATGGATGTTAAATTGAGTCAATCAAGTGAACAAAGTAGATTTGAAAGCAGATTCACAGAAAATGTGATTGAAATAGTAGCTGTCACAGGGGCATTAGGAATTGGTGCATCAAGAGGCGGTGACAACATTCTGTGGACGGCGTCAATTGATTTGATTGCGTGGAAAGATTTACATAACAATGAAACGATTACAAAAGAAGAAATACGACTCGCATGGTTGGTTGATGATGCAGAATGGAGAAAATCAAAGGACATTTTGAAAGCAAATACAATCGTAAAATTACAAGTGCGCAAGTCAGAAAATTCAATGATGCTTGTTAAGGTTCTGGAAACACCATATAAAGATGACGAGTTGGAAATCATCTTACAAGAGGCAATGAAACCGGTTTATTATCATGACGAAATGTTGGGCGAGTTTGAACTTGATAAAAGAGTGAAAACTTTTGAAAAGAGAATTTCTTGGGCTGGAGAAGAATGTCATTTAGATTTTGATTGGAATAAAGATAAGCACGTTATGAAGTCTGCATTGGAAACAGCATATGCACTTTTCAAGAAACAAGATGAATGGAACATGAAAATGAAAATGTACGCTTCAGCAGAACTAGTAGAGTTAGCAAATGAATGGCTACAAGATGATGATGAGGCAGAAATAGATGAGATTACAAAAGAAATGTTCATGGATTTGATCACATTAAACAGCATCATTGTTTATCCAAAAGGTGATTTTGAAATATTCTTTTTGGATGGAGATATATTTTGGGGACACTCTATCATTGTAAGCGGAAATATTCATGAGGGTCTCACTTCTGCTGAGATTGCTGGATGA